In Leptotrichia trevisanii DSM 22070, one genomic interval encodes:
- a CDS encoding N-glycosylase/DNA lyase → MDKEKHKEILKIHKEIKKGIEKAIKGYKKAWKGTEKEVFAEIAFCILTPQSKAKNAWQAITTLVENGLLYDGKPEEIVEFLNIVRFKNNKSRYLVELRELMTKDEKLQPRKILSEIGDTLEKRKWILKNIKGMGLKEANHVLRNLGFGENIAILDRHILRNLKALNVIDEIPKTITEKKYYEIEEKMREYSEFSKIKMDELDLVLWYKEAGEIFK, encoded by the coding sequence ATTGATAAGGAAAAGCATAAAGAGATTTTGAAAATCCATAAAGAAATAAAAAAGGGAATTGAAAAGGCGATAAAAGGTTACAAAAAGGCTTGGAAAGGTACAGAAAAAGAAGTATTTGCAGAAATAGCATTTTGCATTCTGACACCTCAGTCAAAAGCTAAGAACGCCTGGCAAGCCATTACAACTTTAGTGGAAAATGGGCTACTTTATGATGGGAAGCCTGAAGAAATAGTGGAATTTCTAAACATTGTCAGATTTAAGAATAATAAATCACGGTATTTGGTGGAACTACGGGAACTAATGACAAAGGATGAAAAATTACAGCCAAGGAAAATTTTATCAGAAATTGGAGATACTCTTGAAAAAAGAAAATGGATTTTGAAAAATATCAAGGGAATGGGATTAAAAGAGGCAAATCATGTGTTGAGAAATCTTGGGTTTGGAGAAAATATTGCAATTTTGGATAGACACATTCTAAGAAATCTCAAAGCACTTAATGTAATTGATGAAATTCCTAAAACAATAACAGAAAAAAAATACTATGAAATTGAGGAAAAAATGCGGGAATATTCAGAATTTTCAAAAATAAAAATGGACGAGCTGGACTTAGTTTTATGGTATAAGGAAGCAGGAGAAATTTTTAAATAA